The following proteins are encoded in a genomic region of Populus trichocarpa isolate Nisqually-1 chromosome 13, P.trichocarpa_v4.1, whole genome shotgun sequence:
- the LOC7493898 gene encoding F-box/kelch-repeat protein At5g60570 isoform X1, with product MVFRDVIKEPKVKVERPGCDSSVMVGLQNCVISQPPVNLEQDLGFLEKNLHILDCVFSGRNDTNSENVGVGLFERESLNADYEPMDTGENRDGHASEDSLLPGLYDDAAMYILAWSCRSDYPNLALLNKKFKALIESGCLYKVRRQLGVIEHWIYLACILMPWEAFDPARERWMRLPRIPCDECFTYADKESLAVGTQLLVFGRELLGFAVWIYSLLTHDWSRCPPMNLPRCLFGSSSLGEIAIVAGGSDKNGCIMRSAELYNSEVGTWVTLPDMNLPRKLCSGFFMDGKFYVIGGMSSQTDCLSCGEEYNLETSTWRRIENMYPLPSAGHPAMRSPPLVAVVNNQLYSADQATNEVKRYNKTNNSWSVVKRLPVRADSSNGWGLAFKACGSSLLVIGGHRGPQGEVIVLHTWDPQDRSTGRSEWNVLAVKERAGAFVANCAVMGC from the coding sequence atggtttttagaGATGTTATCAAGGAACCAAAAGTGAAGGTGGAGAGGCCAGGCTGTGATTCATCGGTTATGGTTGGCTTGCAAAATTGTGTTATTTCGCAGCCTCCTGTCAACTTAGAGCAAGACTTGGGGTTTCTTGAGAAGAATTTGCATATACTGGATTGTGTTTTCTCAGGGAGAAATGATACCAATTCAGAAAATGTTGGAGTTGGTTTGTTTGAGAGGGAGAGTTTGAATgctgattatgaacctatggacACGGGAGAGAATCGCGATGGGCATGCATCGGAAGACAGTCTCTTGCCTGGTCTTTATGATGATGCTGCAATGTATATTTTGGCTTGGAGTTGCAGATCGGATTACCCCAATTTGGCTTTGCtaaataagaaattcaaagcATTGATTGAAAGTGGGTGTTTATATAAAGTGAGGCGGCAGCTTGGGGTCATTGAACACTGgatttatttagcttgtattttgATGCCTTGGGAAGCTTTTGATCCTGCAAGGGAGAGATGGATGCGGTTGCCGAGGATTCCTTGTGATGAATGCTTCACGTATGCAGATAAGGAGTCTCTTGCAGTAGGGACTCAGCTACTTGTTTTCGGGCGTGAGTTGTTAGGGTTTGCTGTTTGGATATATAGCTTGCTTACCCATGACTGGTCCAGATGCCCTCCAATGAACTTACCCCGTTGTTTGTTTGGTTCAAGCAGCCTTGGCGAAATTGCTATTGTTGCTGGAGGAAGTGACAAAAATGGATGCATTATGAGATCTGCTGAGCTTTATAACTCTGAAGTCGGCACTTGGGTAACATTGCCAGATATGAACTTGCCCCGTAAGCTGTGTTCAGGCTTTTTTATGGATGGAAAATTCTATGTCATTGGGGGCATGTCAAGCCAAACGGATTGTTTAAGTTGTGGTGAAGAGTATAACCTTGAGACAAGTACATGGAGGAGGATAGAGAACATGTACCCTCTTCCCAGTGCAGGCCATCCTGCAATGCGTTCTCCTCCACTGGTCGCTGTTGTAAATAATCAACTTTATTCTGCTGATCAAGCAACCAACGAGGTCAAGAGATACAACAAAACTAATAATTCTTGGAGTGTTGTGAAGAGGTTGCCAGTTAGGGCTGACTCTTCTAATGGCTGGGGATTAGCATTTAAAGCATGTGGTAGCAGCTTATTGGTAATTGGAGGGCACAGAGGTCCTCAAGGTGAAGTTATTGTTCTCCATACTTGGGATCCTCAGGACAGAAGCACGGGCAGATCAGAATGGAATGTTCTTGCTGTCAAGGAGCGAGCAGGTGCCTTTGTGGCAAACTGTGCTGTAATGGGATGTTAA
- the LOC7493898 gene encoding F-box/kelch-repeat protein At5g60570 isoform X2: MVGLQNCVISQPPVNLEQDLGFLEKNLHILDCVFSGRNDTNSENVGVGLFERESLNADYEPMDTGENRDGHASEDSLLPGLYDDAAMYILAWSCRSDYPNLALLNKKFKALIESGCLYKVRRQLGVIEHWIYLACILMPWEAFDPARERWMRLPRIPCDECFTYADKESLAVGTQLLVFGRELLGFAVWIYSLLTHDWSRCPPMNLPRCLFGSSSLGEIAIVAGGSDKNGCIMRSAELYNSEVGTWVTLPDMNLPRKLCSGFFMDGKFYVIGGMSSQTDCLSCGEEYNLETSTWRRIENMYPLPSAGHPAMRSPPLVAVVNNQLYSADQATNEVKRYNKTNNSWSVVKRLPVRADSSNGWGLAFKACGSSLLVIGGHRGPQGEVIVLHTWDPQDRSTGRSEWNVLAVKERAGAFVANCAVMGC, translated from the coding sequence ATGGTTGGCTTGCAAAATTGTGTTATTTCGCAGCCTCCTGTCAACTTAGAGCAAGACTTGGGGTTTCTTGAGAAGAATTTGCATATACTGGATTGTGTTTTCTCAGGGAGAAATGATACCAATTCAGAAAATGTTGGAGTTGGTTTGTTTGAGAGGGAGAGTTTGAATgctgattatgaacctatggacACGGGAGAGAATCGCGATGGGCATGCATCGGAAGACAGTCTCTTGCCTGGTCTTTATGATGATGCTGCAATGTATATTTTGGCTTGGAGTTGCAGATCGGATTACCCCAATTTGGCTTTGCtaaataagaaattcaaagcATTGATTGAAAGTGGGTGTTTATATAAAGTGAGGCGGCAGCTTGGGGTCATTGAACACTGgatttatttagcttgtattttgATGCCTTGGGAAGCTTTTGATCCTGCAAGGGAGAGATGGATGCGGTTGCCGAGGATTCCTTGTGATGAATGCTTCACGTATGCAGATAAGGAGTCTCTTGCAGTAGGGACTCAGCTACTTGTTTTCGGGCGTGAGTTGTTAGGGTTTGCTGTTTGGATATATAGCTTGCTTACCCATGACTGGTCCAGATGCCCTCCAATGAACTTACCCCGTTGTTTGTTTGGTTCAAGCAGCCTTGGCGAAATTGCTATTGTTGCTGGAGGAAGTGACAAAAATGGATGCATTATGAGATCTGCTGAGCTTTATAACTCTGAAGTCGGCACTTGGGTAACATTGCCAGATATGAACTTGCCCCGTAAGCTGTGTTCAGGCTTTTTTATGGATGGAAAATTCTATGTCATTGGGGGCATGTCAAGCCAAACGGATTGTTTAAGTTGTGGTGAAGAGTATAACCTTGAGACAAGTACATGGAGGAGGATAGAGAACATGTACCCTCTTCCCAGTGCAGGCCATCCTGCAATGCGTTCTCCTCCACTGGTCGCTGTTGTAAATAATCAACTTTATTCTGCTGATCAAGCAACCAACGAGGTCAAGAGATACAACAAAACTAATAATTCTTGGAGTGTTGTGAAGAGGTTGCCAGTTAGGGCTGACTCTTCTAATGGCTGGGGATTAGCATTTAAAGCATGTGGTAGCAGCTTATTGGTAATTGGAGGGCACAGAGGTCCTCAAGGTGAAGTTATTGTTCTCCATACTTGGGATCCTCAGGACAGAAGCACGGGCAGATCAGAATGGAATGTTCTTGCTGTCAAGGAGCGAGCAGGTGCCTTTGTGGCAAACTGTGCTGTAATGGGATGTTAA